GGTGGGCGGGCCAGAGGGCGGGAGCTGTAGGGGTGGGCGGGCCAGAGGTCGGGAGCTGTAGGGGGTGGGCGGGCCAGAGGGCGGGAGCTGTAGGGGTGGGCGGGCCAGAGGTCGGGAGCTGTAGGGGGTGGGCGGGCCAGAGGGCGGGAGCTGTAGGGGTGGGCGGGCCAGAGGGCGGGAGCTGTAGGGGGTGGGCGGGCCAGAGGGCGGGAGCTGTAGGGGTGGGTGGGCCAGAGGTCGGGAGCTGTAGGGGGTGGGCGGGCACAGTTGCCATGGCGCTGGAAGCCTTCAGTCAATTGGTCTGATCATCATGCGCACGGACTTGAGGGAATAAAATCCCCCTCCGTAGTCGGCCCAGAAGATTCCGTCCTGAAACTTGCTGCGGTACACGCCCCCCGAGTACCACACACCGTTCAGATTAGTCTGTCCGCAGGCGTTATACCACCATCCTCCTTTATGGAAGTGAGCACAGTtacctggagagaaagagatgtagAAATTCTTACACTGCTCTCCTTTGATGAGTGAGAATGCCTGTGTTAAGGTCTGTGTTAAGGTCCATTAAGCTGTAGCAGTAATAGTAGAATGTGGTGGGTGTTTACCAGAGAAGGCGTCTTTGTCACGGTCGAGCGTGGTGAAGGGCTTGCCATTGTGGCTGGTGAGCGAGTCTCCGGCATTGCCTTGGTAAGTGCCCAGACGCAGACGGTAGGCTTCACTCTCAGGCTCCAGGTGAAAGCTGCTGTACTCAGCATAGACCTTCTTGGCCATCCAGTCCTCCAGCTCCACCAACAGCTGGTAGTCGCCCTGTTTGGCCAGGTTATAGATGTTCTCTAAACCCAGCCAGTATTCACTGTCTATGTTCCCAAAGCCTTTCTGCAGgaccacacagagacagacacgtGCAgggttaaagtgtgtgtgtgtgttagcataaACCTTACTAGAGGTTTGTGTATTTATATCCTCTGTGGAGCTGCTGTTAGctgagagtggtgtgtgtgtgtgtgtgtgcgtgtgtgcgtgcgtgcacgtgcatgtgcatgtaagtctgaatgtgtgattttatgtgagtgctgtgtgtgtgtgtgtgtgtgtgtgtgtgtgtgtgtgtgtgtgtgcgcgcgtgcgcgctcATGCatgagtgggtgtgtggggttgtgtgtgtgagggtgtttgaGGAGATTGTGTTAGGCATTTGCCCAGTGAATATGTAATTGTTTGAGTTGTGGTCCTGCATGTTTGCACAAATGAGTGACCAGGTGTCAGCACAGCTACCTGGATACATGCATTTCTCATTATTTGCTTCATTAGGAAaacatgaacaggacacagtgtgtccAGAATAAAGCTTTGGAAACATGAACAGGACACACTGTGTCCAGATTAAGCTTTGGAaacatgaacaggacacagtgtgtccAGAATAAAGCTTTGGAaacatgaacaggacacagtgtgtccagaataaagctttgaaaacatgaacaggacacagtgtgtccagaataaagctttgaaaacatgaacaggacacagtgtgtccAGAATAAAGCTTTGGAaacatgaacaggacacagtgtgtccAGAATAAAGCTTTGGAaacatgaacaggacacagtgtgtccagaataaagctttgaaaacatgaacaggacacagtgtgtccagaataaagctttgaaaacatgaacaggacacagtgtgtccAGAATAAAGCTTTGGAAACATGAACAGGACACACTGTGTCCAGATTAAGCTTTGGAaacatgaacaggacacagtgtgtccagaataaagctttgaaaacatgaacaggacacagtgtgtccAGAATAAAGCTTTGAAAACATGAATAGGACACAGTGTGTCCAGAATAAAGCTTTGGAaacatgaacaggacacagtgtgtccAGAATAAAGCTTTGAAAACATGAATAGGACACAGTGTGTCCAGAATAAAGCTTTGGAaacatgaacaggacacagtgtgtccAGAATAAAGCTTTGGAaacatgaacaggacacagtgtgtccagaataaagctttgaaaacatgaacaggacacagtgtgtccAGAATAAAGCTTTGGAaacatgaacaggacacagtgtgtccagaataaagctttgaaaacatgaacaggacacagtgtgtccagaataaagctttgaaaacatgaacaggacacagtgtgtccAGATTAAGCTTTGGAaacatgaacaggacacagtgtgtccAGATTAAGCTTTGGAaacatgaacaggacacagtgtgtccAGAATAAAGCTTTGGAaacatgaacaggacacagtgtgtccAGAATAAAGCTTTGGAaacatgaacaggacacagtgtgtccAGAATAAAGCTTTGGAAACATGATATGATCTTCTGTGACCAAATGAGAAAAATTACGGACAATACAAATTGTGTCAGTGAGAaaacgcacacgcgcgcacacgcacatactcacacacgcacatactcacacacacacacacatactcacacacacacgcacatactcacacacaccataggTCATTTCCTCTCACAGTGAGAAATCAGTATGGGTGTGGGTTGTACATTGAAGTGGTCAGAACAGGCTTGCAGGacatgcacgtgtgtttgtgtgtgtgtgtgtgtgtgtgtgtgtgtcataagaAGTCATAGTGCagacagcaggtgtgtgtgtgtgtgtgtgtgtgtgtgtgtgtatgtgtcagaagAAGGCATAGTGCAGGCAGCAGCTCTGGGtccttccctcttctctcaTGTAATCTGTTCTGTGTAGAGTACTGTCATGATCAGACATGGCCACCGTTGGGATAAACAGTGGTTTAAGCAGAGTGTAAGGCTGAACGTACTGTGATGGAAAAGATGTTTGGAAGAAACTTTGTATGAATGAGGTGgtcataaacatacacacagatgttgCCCAAAAATATTGGTATCCTTCcaccttcattaaaaaaaaaaaaaaaaaagttttctctgAATCTAACAGAAGTACGTGGTATCCATCATACTTCATTTCACATTGAATAGAACAGAAACTTTGCTTTTGATTTACGACTTAACATACTATTTaaagtaataaaacaaatgaaaatgttgtgGACAAAAATATTGGTACCCTTAACTTAATATTTTGTAGCACAGCTTTTGGAAGTGCTTTCTGTAACTCTGAAGAAGATTTCTACACGTCTCCCCTGGCAACCTGGCCCACTCCTCTTGAGCAAACTGCTCTAGTCCCACGGGCCTTAAACTTCTTAATATTGGCAGCAGTGGTCACAGGAAGATCGGGCTCTTTAGAGATGGTCTTATAACCTGTATGTTGACTGTGCTTGGCCATTACTTAATATTGGCAGCAGTGGTCACAGGAAGATCGGGCTCTTTAGAGATGGTCTTATAACCTGTATGTTGACCGTGCTTGGCCATTACTTAATATTGGCAGCAGTGGTCACAGGAAGATCAGGCTCTTTAGAGATGGTCTTATAACCTGTATGTTGACCGTGCTTGGCCATTACTTAATATTGGCAGCAGTGGTCACAGGAAGATCAGGCTCTTTAGAGATGGTCTTATAACCTGTATGTTGACTGTGCTTGGCCATTACTTAATATTGGCAGCAGTGGTCACAGGAAGATCAGGCTCTTTGGAGATGGTCTTATAACCTGTATGTTGACTGTGCTTGGCCATTACTTAATATTGGCAGCAGTGGTCACAGGAAGATCGGGCTCTTTAGAGATGGTCTTATAACCTGTATGTTGACCGTGCTTGGCCATTACTTAATATTGGCAGCAGTGGTCACAGGAAGATCAGGCTCTTTAGAGATGGTCTTATAACCTGTATGTTGACCGTGCTTGGCCATTACTTAATATTGGCAGCAGTGGTCACAGGAAGATCAGGCTCTTTAGAGATGGTCTTATAACCTGTATGTTGACTGTGCTTGGCCATTACTTAATATTGGCAGCAGTGGTCACAGGAAGATCAGGCTCTTTGGAGATGGTCTTATAACCTGTATGTTGACCGTGCTTGGCCATTACTTAATATTGGCAGCAGTGGTCACAGGAAGATCAGGCTCTTTGGAGATGGTCTTATAACCTGTATGTTGACCGTGCTTGGCCATTACTTAATATTGGCAGCAGTGGTCACAGGAAGATCAGGCTCTTTGGAGATGGTCTTATAACCTGTATGTTGACCGTGCTTGGCCATTACTTAATATTGGCAGCAGTGGTCACAGGAAGATCAGGCTCTTTGGAGATGGTCTTATAACCTGTATGTTGACCGTGCTTGGCCATTAcctttcctctcatctcctcagaccactctctgcttttccttctgttttccaTGTTCAGTGTGATAGACACAGTGGCATAAAACAGCAGAGTGAGTAATTTTCCCCTTTTAAATTGGCTGCATGAATGATTATGAGATTGAAAACACCTGTGATACTAATTAAAACAGGATAGTCTGCTTAAAGTGTCACTACAGTGCAGTTATTTCTTACAACGTCTAAAGGGTACCAATCATTTTGTCCAAGCTATTTTAGAATGTCTTTGTAGAATAAGCAAGAATTCAGTTATTCtcaaaacttttttgttttgttataagGCAAACCAAATACAGGCATGTATGGATGATAAAATATTTCAACACTTTTCAGGGCGAATGCtgcattattttaatgaaatgcgAGGGTACCAATGTATTCTGCCACATCTGTAGGTTTTGACTAAAATAGAGCTACAGATGTATGAATGAAGTGGTCATAGGTCTTGACTGAAATCTACAGATGTAAGAGAAAGACTATACTGGTTGCTGACCTTGTAGTTTTCCCAGTTCCTGAAGAAATTGACAGAGCCATCCTTCCTCCTCTGGAACACCGTCCACCCTCCGTTGTCAAGTCCGTGCTCACACCAAGCCTGAATCAGTTTGTCTGTGCCCTCAGGTTTCAGCAGGTACATCCCACTGGTGCTGTGGCCTGCCTGCCGTACCTGGAAACAGTCACGGAAGGGACCTAACCagatgggacagagagaggggaagaggaaaagaaaacagagaaaagatatAGGAAtgaccttaaccctaaccctaacactgacaTTCAGGGCTATGGAGTCAGAGTTGGAAGCAATATTTGGTTACTGGAGTCGGGGTCAGAGTCAGAGTcggtggtaccataaattgaggagtcagagttggaggtaccataaattgaggagtcagagttggaggtaccataaattgaggagtcagagttggaggtaccataaattgaggagtcagagttggagctaccataaattgaggagtcagAGTTGGAGGCGAAGGTTTTGTGTAGcaactccacagccctgctgacATTCTTGTGTGCCAGTTGAATTTTCATTGCAGGGAAAAATGTTATAGTGTGAGATCAGGGTTAGGATTAGAGTCAGGGTTAGGGAGTGGTTTGATTTTGTGACTGGGACGAGAGAGTGAGCCGGAGACTGGGCAGAAAAAGTCCTGTTCCTGCCTGTGACTCTTGGCCTTTGGTGTTGGCCTGGACATTGGAGTGTAGAACAGGACGGACTCCTGTAGGGCTTAACTTGCAGATCCTCTTGCGTTAAGCAGGCCCTGGAGCTCAGGGTCCAGTGTTGCAAAAGTGAGAGACGTGTTTTGAGCCATCAGACTCAAATCCTTTTCGCTGGTGTAGTGAGAAGTGTTGGAGATGATATTTTCAGCTGAGTACAGAATAAAGACCTgagagcttctctctctctctctctctctctgaagcctttgtttttctcatgcACTTAAACCTCTACCATCCCACAataatgttatttattatttttgtgcCGCAACAGCGCTACTGATTGAAAAACTGTTTAAGAAAAGCATGTGGCTGCTTTAGGGATTCACCTGCTGTGCTGGTAGTGATGTATGTTCTGGGACAACCACGTTATGAAATGGTAGTTGTCAGTGGTTTGTAACGCAAGACTAGAGTTGCATAGTGTAGCTGTTCTGGGCCCAGAACCGAGCCATTTGAGAGATTATTGTTAGGTTTCCTGGGCAAATTGGGCTCTGGGCCTGAGCCTGTTAGAACCCAGGTCACTGAGAACAGGAATTTGGTGATGGTTCATTTATTGTAGGTTCAGGCTCCAAAGCTCCACTCCTACATACAGAAGATAATAGAAGCCTCTTAGTTCAGAAATGCTGTTCCTACCTGCAGGAAAAATGCTGTGGCCTCTCGTGACATGGATAGGTTATTTCCTGCAGGGCTTGGGATGAAAGCAATTCCATCCTTATTTTTTCTGAGAATGTGTAATAGTTGAAATGTCTGAGTGTTACAGTAGTAGAGTagagatgtgtgagtgttacagtagtagagatgtgtgagtgttacaGTAGTAGAGATGTCTGAGTGTTACAGTAGTAGAGTagatatgtgtgagtgttacagtagtagagtagagatgtgtgagtgttacagtagtagagtagagatgtgtgagtgttacagtagtagagatgtgtgagtgttgcAGTAGTAgagatgtgtgagtgttgcAGTAGTagagatgtgtgagtgttacagtagtagagatgtgtgagtgttacagtagtagagatgtgtgagtgttacaGTAGTACAGATGCGTGAGTGTTACAGTAGTAGAGTAgagatgtgtgagtgttgcAGTAGTAgagatgtgtgagtgttgcAGTAGTAGAGATGTGTGAATGTTACAGTAGTAGAGATGTGTGAATGTTACAGTAGTagagatgtgtgagtgttactgtagtagagatgtgtgagtgttacagtagtagagatgtgtgagtgttgcAGTAGTAGAGATGTGTGAATGTTACAGTAGTagagatgtgtgagtgttactgtagtagagatgtgtgagtgttacagtagtagagatgtgtgagtgttgcAGTAGTAGAGATGTGTGAATGTTACAGTAGTAgagatgtgtgagtgttgcAGTAGTagagatgtgtgagtgttacagtagtagagatgtgtgagtgttacaGTAGTAGAGATGTCTGAGTGTTACAGTAGTAGAGTGGAGTACAGTGCATGTGGAAACTGACTGTGTGAAACATCAGTCTGATGCCCTTCAGAGGTGAGATTCTCATGACGGTGTGGCTGAACTCAAGATCATTAAACACAGAATTTTGGCTAAAGTTTTAAAGTTTAGAAGAACAGTAATCAAAGTTTTATACAAAAGTGCCTTGCTGTTActgttgtctgtgtcagtaATAAAGactcacaaatacatacatgcagtTCTCTTACTACCCCTCTTGTTTGGTTGGCTTTCCCCATCTGATTCTGGAGTAGAGGCCTATTGCTTTAAAATAGATTCATTAACAATGTCACTTGACTGTATCTTtgcatattttattcatttttttctttcaagtgtgtgtgtgtgtgtgtgtgtgtgtgtgtgtgtgtgtgtgtgtgtgtgtgtgtgtgtgtgcgtgcgcgtgcaggAATGTGAGGTGATCCaggttttgtcatttttgaggGTCTGTTTGGAGCATTATGAAGATAAGCAGCCTATACTTGAGTTTTAGCCATTGCCACTGACTTTCCTCCCTGTGTTCTCAACAGTGCTCTGGCCTAGAGATGTTCTCGTCCTTCAGTGTATCTAATTTCTGCAGCGTGTTACTCTAACGGCTTCATCAGTGGACGTGGCGTCACATATATGTATTGATCATATTGGTCAGTGTGCCATTTTTGATGTCACAGTATCTTTAACCAGCATCTGCCAtatgtctgttactgtctttcatttgaatcctccccatctctctctttctactttgcttttcttttctgagcaCATTAGCCCTCACTGTCAATCTGACACTTACCATCAGATGTGAGGGTGCCCTCTGGTGGTGGGGGGTTGCCCAGTGGGTTTGCAGTGGGAGAGGTGTCCATGCGTGAGCCTCGTGGGAAGGCGCGGTTGTGGTCACGCTGGATCTCGTTGGTGAACCGGTTGTTATTCACTGGAATGTTTTCAGGTACCACTTGGACCAGTGGGGGCACAGCTGGCAGGTCGCGGCGGCCGTAGCCACGCATGCACTGTTCCTCCAGTGCCGTGATCAACACCGACTGGTTGTTCACCACAGCGGCCAGTGCCGAGAAGCGCAGCTCCAGCTCCTTATAGCGAGAGGCGAGTCGCAGCATCTCAGAGGTGACATTGAGGACTCGGTTTTCCAGCTGCACCAGCTCCAGAGAATTGTCCCTCTTCCGAATGATCTCATGCAACAGCTGCATGTAGAGCTGTGTGACGCGGGAGTTCATGTTGCGAGACTCCTTGCGTAGAAGCTTCATCTCATTCACCATGTTCCCGTCCACATCCACCACCAACTGCAGGGTCTCGATCTCCCGCCGCTGCTTGGACAGAACCTCCCTCACGTCTGCGATGTCCATGCGCGTCACACGGTCCTTGTCAGGCTCAGGTCCTGTAGCCGATGCACAGATGGGCCCTGTGATCTTCTGTTGAGGCACCAGGAAGGTGTAGGCACACTTTTTTGGGTCATCGCTTGTTGCCCTGTGTTGTCGTGACAACAGGGCCTTCTCTGGTTTCGAGAGGCTTCCACTCCAGAAGCAAAGGCAAAGCATGAAACGTAAACCCCACATTACAAACTGCATGGCTGATTCTGCTGCTGATGTCCTCTTCTCGTTATTTTGTCGTCTTCACTTATCACGCTGTCTTCCTGTGGTGCAGACGTATGGAATATATCCCTGAAATAAGATGAGATCCACATGTCAGTTTGTTTCATCTATAGTGTATAACACCCTTCTCAAAACTTAACTCACTCTATTGTTACATTAACAGACCTGGAGAGAATTAGACCTGGAGAGTTCTTAAGGAGTTCTAGTCTATTAGATCTTCTGTTAGACTACAACTccttcatttgtctgtttgatgGAACCTACATACAAGTGCTTAATGGATATCCTTCATGCTGCAGCCTGTTGGCTTCAGAGGGCCTCCTGAAATGCATGACAGCAGGTAAACTGAGTGAAGTTCTTGATGTCCCATTTTACAGTTTTAGATATCAACAGTGCtcatggacagagagaagccTTTGaacagatttctctctgtcatattcCATGTTGGGTAATGGAGGAAGATCCAATTCGTGGTGGTTTGAGTGTCCATCACAAGTTCACTATGTCTGTTATAGTAGCTTGTATATTGTAATACTATGTCTATTATAGTAGCATGTCTATTATAATAGCATGTCTGTTATAATAGCATGTCTATTATAATAGCATGTCTGTTATAATAGCATG
This sequence is a window from Chanos chanos chromosome 4, fChaCha1.1, whole genome shotgun sequence. Protein-coding genes within it:
- the angptl1a gene encoding angiopoietin-related protein 1a, whose product is MLCLCFWSGSLSKPEKALLSRQHRATSDDPKKCAYTFLVPQQKITGPICASATGPEPDKDRVTRMDIADVREVLSKQRREIETLQLVVDVDGNMVNEMKLLRKESRNMNSRVTQLYMQLLHEIIRKRDNSLELVQLENRVLNVTSEMLRLASRYKELELRFSALAAVVNNQSVLITALEEQCMRGYGRRDLPAVPPLVQVVPENIPVNNNRFTNEIQRDHNRAFPRGSRMDTSPTANPLGNPPPPEGTLTSDGPFRDCFQVRQAGHSTSGMYLLKPEGTDKLIQAWCEHGLDNGGWTVFQRRKDGSVNFFRNWENYKKGFGNIDSEYWLGLENIYNLAKQGDYQLLVELEDWMAKKVYAEYSSFHLEPESEAYRLRLGTYQGNAGDSLTSHNGKPFTTLDRDKDAFSGNCAHFHKGGWWYNACGQTNLNGVWYSGGVYRSKFQDGIFWADYGGGFYSLKSVRMMIRPID